From one Streptomyces sp. CA-210063 genomic stretch:
- a CDS encoding FAD-dependent oxidoreductase: MMPPRVPRSVELPPRQALHAGSTQVLVIGGGPAGIGAALGAANAGAQVILVERYGFLGGNATAALVMPLMSFHNEVKQAVAGDAARLLPPDHGEGEPVVGGVLWVLLEQLVRAGAAIRPSLETGYTVPFDAELFKLVVYELLETHEVRTLLHAFASGVLDLPDRARAVFETKSGPVVIDADVIVDCTGDGDIAAAAGAAYDIGRPEDGWTQPMTLMFRMVRFDHEEFAAYAHAHPDQWKGVHGLWDLVRAATDAGELDLPREDMLFFATPNTGEVAVNSTRVTEVLGTSVWDLTRAEFAAHRQMAQISRFLRDRVPGFADSYVVQSGVQVGVRETRRIHGEYQLTGEDVLTARKFQDVIARGAYPVDIHNPSGRGTTLKRLPRGQSYDIPLRCLFPREVNRVLVAGRCISGDHVAHSSYRVMPISMATGQAAGVCAALAAAQGERPQDIPASAVQRELRSQNASLW, translated from the coding sequence ATGATGCCGCCCCGCGTCCCCCGGAGCGTGGAGCTGCCCCCGCGCCAGGCCCTGCACGCGGGGTCCACGCAGGTGCTGGTGATCGGCGGCGGACCGGCCGGCATCGGGGCGGCCCTCGGGGCCGCGAACGCGGGCGCCCAGGTGATCCTCGTCGAGCGGTACGGATTTCTCGGGGGCAACGCCACCGCGGCCCTCGTCATGCCCTTGATGAGCTTCCACAACGAGGTCAAACAGGCCGTCGCCGGCGATGCCGCCCGCCTGCTGCCGCCCGACCACGGAGAGGGCGAGCCGGTCGTCGGCGGCGTGCTGTGGGTGCTGCTCGAACAACTGGTGCGCGCGGGAGCGGCGATCCGCCCTTCGCTCGAGACCGGCTACACGGTGCCCTTCGACGCCGAGCTGTTCAAACTGGTGGTCTACGAGCTGCTGGAGACCCACGAGGTCCGCACCCTGCTGCACGCCTTCGCCTCCGGTGTCCTCGACCTGCCCGACCGCGCCCGGGCGGTGTTCGAGACCAAGTCGGGGCCGGTCGTCATCGACGCGGACGTGATCGTCGACTGTACCGGGGACGGCGACATCGCCGCGGCGGCCGGGGCCGCGTACGACATCGGCCGGCCGGAGGACGGCTGGACGCAGCCCATGACGCTGATGTTCCGCATGGTCCGCTTCGACCACGAGGAATTCGCCGCGTACGCCCATGCCCACCCGGATCAGTGGAAGGGCGTGCACGGGTTGTGGGACCTGGTCCGTGCCGCCACCGACGCCGGAGAACTGGACCTGCCGCGCGAGGACATGCTGTTCTTCGCCACACCGAACACCGGCGAGGTCGCGGTCAACTCCACCCGCGTCACCGAGGTGCTCGGCACCAGCGTCTGGGACCTCACCCGCGCCGAGTTCGCCGCCCACCGCCAGATGGCGCAGATCTCCCGCTTCCTGCGCGACCGCGTGCCGGGCTTCGCCGACTCGTACGTCGTGCAGAGCGGCGTCCAGGTGGGGGTCCGGGAGACGCGCCGGATCCATGGCGAGTACCAGCTGACGGGCGAGGACGTACTGACCGCCCGCAAGTTCCAGGACGTCATCGCCCGCGGGGCGTACCCGGTGGACATCCACAACCCGAGCGGCCGCGGCACCACGCTGAAACGACTCCCGCGCGGCCAGTCCTACGACATCCCCCTGCGCTGCCTCTTCCCCCGTGAGGTGAACCGGGTCCTGGTCGCCGGCCGTTGCATCTCCGGCGACCACGTGGCCCACTCCTCGTACCGCGTCATGCCGATCTCGATGGCCACCGGACAGGCGGCGGGCGTCTGCGCGGCACTCGCCGCGGCCCAGGGCGAACGCCCCCAGGACATCCCGGCGAGCGCGGTGCAGCGGGAACTCCGCTCCCAGAACGCCAGCCTCTGGTGA
- a CDS encoding polysaccharide pyruvyl transferase family protein codes for MGDRRSVTVGVLGSYGGRNVGDEAILTAMLDRIRSGRPDVHILLLSRDPEYSRRVHPDVEVVGWEGVCREQISEHLRRLSVLVLGGGGILYDTEARRYLRLTRTAQDLGVPVFTYAVGVGPLTDEADRAWSRTTLSDAAEVTVRDEESKLVLEEAGLSRPISVTADPALLLEPGDGGEALLRAEAVPPGVRLVGMSVREPGRAAEHLDAEGYHQLLANVGDFLVHRLDGHVVFVSMERDDIRHAHAVVSHMADADRCTVLHGTYRPQQVLDIIARLDLAIGMRLHFLIFAALAGIPLLPLPYAGKVFDFAQQVGAPALRGVVRENTGLLLAEVDRLWDERPARMAHTSARTASMRLRAAGTADRLLAYLDSTAPRPLVDRPVPTVASAG; via the coding sequence ATGGGTGACCGACGCAGTGTGACCGTAGGGGTACTGGGCTCCTACGGTGGGCGGAATGTGGGCGATGAGGCGATCCTCACCGCCATGCTGGACCGCATCCGGTCCGGGCGTCCGGACGTCCACATCCTGCTTCTCTCCCGCGACCCCGAGTACAGCCGACGTGTCCATCCGGACGTCGAGGTCGTCGGATGGGAAGGCGTGTGCCGGGAGCAGATCTCCGAGCACCTGCGCCGGCTCAGCGTGCTCGTGCTCGGAGGCGGCGGCATCCTCTACGACACCGAAGCGCGCCGCTATCTCCGGCTCACCCGCACCGCCCAGGATCTCGGCGTCCCCGTCTTCACCTACGCCGTCGGCGTCGGTCCGCTCACCGACGAGGCGGACCGCGCGTGGAGCCGTACGACGCTCTCCGACGCGGCCGAGGTGACGGTGCGCGACGAGGAGTCGAAGCTGGTACTGGAGGAGGCCGGCCTGTCCCGGCCGATCTCCGTCACCGCCGACCCGGCGCTGCTGCTGGAGCCCGGGGACGGCGGTGAAGCGCTCCTGCGGGCCGAGGCGGTTCCGCCGGGAGTGCGGCTGGTGGGGATGAGCGTGCGGGAGCCCGGCCGTGCCGCCGAGCACCTCGATGCGGAGGGCTACCACCAACTCCTCGCCAACGTCGGCGACTTCCTCGTCCACCGGCTGGACGGGCATGTCGTCTTCGTCTCCATGGAACGCGACGACATCCGGCACGCGCACGCGGTGGTGTCCCACATGGCGGACGCCGATCGCTGCACGGTGCTGCACGGCACCTATCGCCCGCAGCAGGTGCTCGACATCATCGCGCGGCTGGACCTGGCCATCGGCATGAGGCTGCACTTCCTGATCTTCGCCGCGCTCGCCGGCATCCCCCTGCTGCCCCTGCCCTACGCGGGCAAGGTCTTCGACTTCGCCCAGCAGGTCGGCGCCCCCGCCCTGCGCGGCGTGGTCAGGGAGAACACCGGTCTGCTCCTGGCGGAGGTGGACCGGCTGTGGGACGAGCGGCCCGCCCGCATGGCGCACACGTCCGCTCGCACCGCGTCGATGCGGCTGCGGGCCGCCGGGACCGCTGACCGGCTCCTCGCCTACCTCGACAGCACCGCGCCCCGTCCCCTCGTCGACCGCCCCGTGCCGACGGTCGCGTCCGCAGGCTGA
- a CDS encoding class I SAM-dependent methyltransferase yields the protein MSVTSRYREAWEGFWREAPDEPGAVFWDAAPERTAAVHLALYEPYLTDPDLPFVDLGCGNGTQTRFLADRFPRVLGADLSTAALDRARHADPGGRATYRLLDAADKTDAETLHTDLGDANVYVRGVLHQCEPDDRQRLVDSIATLLGERGRACLVELAEAAKPVLMGLAQSPTGPPAKLAPIFRHGIAPGEVTDAAIPEYLRAAGLTLVAGGELPLLTTEYTADGTRIELPSRWYVAGRTA from the coding sequence ATGAGCGTGACGAGTCGGTACAGGGAGGCCTGGGAGGGGTTCTGGCGTGAGGCCCCCGACGAACCGGGAGCGGTCTTCTGGGACGCCGCGCCCGAACGGACCGCGGCCGTCCATCTCGCCCTGTACGAACCGTACTTGACGGACCCCGACCTGCCTTTCGTCGACCTGGGCTGCGGCAACGGCACCCAGACCCGTTTCCTGGCCGACCGCTTCCCCCGCGTGCTCGGCGCCGACCTCTCCACCGCCGCCCTCGACCGGGCCCGACACGCCGACCCCGGCGGCCGGGCCACGTACCGCCTGCTCGACGCGGCCGACAAGACGGACGCCGAGACCCTCCACACCGACCTCGGCGACGCCAACGTCTACGTGCGCGGCGTCCTCCACCAGTGCGAGCCCGACGACCGCCAACGCCTCGTCGACAGCATCGCCACGCTGCTGGGAGAGCGCGGCCGGGCCTGCCTCGTCGAACTCGCCGAGGCCGCGAAACCCGTCCTCATGGGCCTCGCCCAGAGCCCCACCGGCCCCCCTGCCAAGCTCGCCCCGATCTTCCGCCACGGCATCGCCCCGGGCGAGGTCACCGACGCCGCGATCCCGGAGTACCTCCGCGCCGCCGGCCTCACCCTCGTCGCCGGCGGCGAACTCCCGCTGCTCACCACCGAGTACACGGCCGACGGCACCCGGATTGAACTGCCGTCGAGGTGGTACGTGGCGGGGCGTACGGCATAG
- a CDS encoding SpoIIE family protein phosphatase, translating to MDRGTDTGATTGHGAGDGTAEHAAAGRIPLAVVVVDRAGLVSHWSTGARRLFGTPKDDAVGRPALDLLPVSGALPDADDTPPHAAYGAYDALGHDLESSLDGQLSYPAAGRARITVPDGDGDRDRVDVLWWAYPLVVPGRERLLVLAADAETLRRPDDEAAVAVERIAPGFALHTDFPGAEELARRLPEILPSMSVGESARIVAQVLELGYPVLEFSQNDRVPVTPDWGVPRRAERQARRERAARAVAEGLPVSQDVRDEGEDLEYAAVRERLEFLNEVSGRIGTSLDLSRTIVEVSKAVVPRFTDVAGTYLREQVVAGEGFPEGVPDTTTMWHRVAVEHTDEPGRWDDVVPVGEAMPFPAHTPFFQCMTTGEPVLVPRISEQMGHAIAAQFEKRDIRPLISNRSMLIVPLKARNVVLGFMILLRHPEREVFNDMDRVTGAELAARAGLVLDNARMYTHQENVAETLQDSMLPNIAAHMAGCDIATRYLPGTLLGRVGGDWFDSVKLPGARTALVVGDVMGHGLNSAAMMGQLRTAVQTMAALDLPPAQLLRNLDDLAQRLGEHYLATCLYAVYDPIAGELHLANAGHIPPVLVRAVDGRSELLDLPTGAPIGVGGVPFEAVRVRVEPGDRLVMCTDGLVEVRGEDIGVGLATLCESAAHPAASMDDACDTIIRTLAATLSETGRGGRKDDVALLMARLNGIEPEDVAEWRLAPDPIEVARARAAVREQLHVWGLDALTDTTTLLVGELVTNAVRHARGRRIELRLVRGDTLQCEVYDDDPTLPTLLSVAPTDEFGRGLRVLTTLAREWGTSRTGAGKTVWFELTLPRRR from the coding sequence ATGGACCGTGGCACCGACACGGGCGCGACTACCGGCCACGGAGCCGGTGACGGCACGGCGGAGCACGCCGCGGCCGGCCGCATCCCCCTGGCCGTGGTCGTCGTCGACCGCGCCGGCCTCGTCTCGCACTGGAGCACCGGCGCACGCCGGCTCTTCGGCACCCCCAAGGACGACGCGGTGGGCCGCCCCGCCCTCGATCTGCTGCCCGTCTCCGGCGCCCTCCCGGACGCGGACGACACCCCACCCCACGCGGCGTACGGCGCGTACGACGCACTCGGCCACGACCTGGAGTCCTCCCTCGACGGACAGCTGTCCTACCCGGCCGCCGGCCGCGCCCGGATCACCGTGCCCGACGGCGACGGCGACCGCGACCGTGTCGATGTGCTGTGGTGGGCATATCCGCTGGTCGTCCCCGGCCGGGAGCGGCTCCTCGTGCTGGCCGCCGACGCCGAGACGCTGCGCCGGCCGGACGACGAGGCGGCCGTGGCCGTCGAACGCATCGCGCCCGGCTTCGCCCTGCACACCGACTTCCCCGGCGCCGAGGAACTCGCCCGCAGGCTTCCCGAGATCCTGCCCAGCATGAGCGTCGGCGAGAGCGCCCGCATCGTCGCCCAGGTCCTCGAACTGGGCTATCCGGTGCTGGAGTTCAGCCAGAACGACCGGGTGCCCGTCACCCCCGACTGGGGCGTGCCCCGGCGCGCGGAGCGGCAGGCGCGTCGCGAACGGGCCGCGCGCGCCGTCGCCGAAGGCCTGCCGGTCTCCCAGGACGTACGGGACGAGGGCGAGGACCTCGAGTACGCGGCCGTACGCGAGCGCCTGGAGTTCCTCAACGAGGTCAGCGGACGCATCGGTACCTCACTCGACCTGTCCCGGACCATCGTCGAGGTCAGCAAGGCGGTCGTGCCGCGCTTCACCGACGTCGCCGGCACCTATCTGCGCGAACAGGTCGTCGCCGGTGAGGGCTTCCCCGAAGGGGTGCCCGACACGACCACCATGTGGCACCGGGTCGCCGTGGAGCACACGGACGAGCCGGGCCGCTGGGACGACGTCGTACCGGTCGGCGAGGCCATGCCGTTCCCGGCGCACACGCCGTTCTTCCAGTGCATGACCACCGGCGAGCCCGTCCTGGTGCCGCGCATCAGCGAGCAGATGGGGCACGCGATCGCCGCGCAGTTCGAGAAACGCGACATCCGGCCGCTGATCAGCAACCGCTCCATGCTGATCGTGCCGCTGAAGGCCCGCAACGTGGTGCTCGGCTTCATGATCCTGCTGCGCCACCCGGAGCGCGAGGTCTTCAACGACATGGACCGCGTGACCGGCGCCGAACTCGCCGCCCGCGCGGGCCTCGTCCTCGACAACGCACGCATGTACACGCACCAGGAGAACGTCGCCGAGACGCTCCAGGACAGCATGCTGCCGAACATCGCGGCCCACATGGCGGGCTGCGACATCGCCACCCGCTATCTGCCGGGCACCCTGCTCGGACGCGTCGGCGGCGACTGGTTCGACTCCGTGAAACTGCCCGGCGCCCGCACCGCGCTCGTCGTCGGCGACGTCATGGGACACGGCCTCAACTCGGCCGCGATGATGGGCCAGTTGCGCACGGCCGTGCAGACCATGGCCGCCCTCGACCTGCCGCCCGCGCAGCTCCTTCGCAACCTCGACGACCTCGCTCAGCGCCTCGGCGAGCACTACCTCGCGACCTGCCTGTACGCCGTCTACGACCCCATCGCCGGCGAGCTGCACCTCGCCAACGCCGGCCATATCCCGCCCGTGCTGGTCCGTGCCGTGGACGGCCGCAGCGAACTCCTCGACCTGCCCACGGGCGCGCCCATCGGCGTCGGCGGGGTGCCCTTCGAGGCGGTACGCGTGCGCGTGGAGCCCGGCGACCGCCTCGTGATGTGCACCGACGGACTCGTCGAGGTGCGCGGCGAGGACATCGGCGTGGGCCTCGCGACCCTCTGTGAGTCCGCCGCCCACCCGGCCGCCTCCATGGACGACGCCTGCGACACCATCATCCGCACCCTCGCCGCGACATTGTCGGAAACGGGGCGCGGCGGACGCAAGGACGACGTGGCCCTGCTGATGGCCCGGCTCAACGGCATCGAACCCGAGGACGTCGCCGAGTGGCGCCTCGCCCCCGACCCGATCGAGGTCGCCCGCGCCCGCGCCGCCGTCCGCGAACAACTCCACGTCTGGGGCCTGGACGCCCTCACGGACACCACCACGCTCCTCGTCGGCGAACTCGTCACCAACGCCGTACGCCACGCCCGCGGCCGCCGCATCGAACTGCGCCTCGTCCGCGGCGACACCCTGCAGTGCGAGGTCTACGACGACGACCCCACCCTGCCGACGCTGCTCAGCGTGGCCCCGACCGACGAGTTCGGCCGCGGGCTGCGCGTCCTGACGACCTTGGCGCGCGAGTGGGGCACCAGCCGGACGGGTGCGGGGAAGACGGTGTGGTTCGAACTGACGCTGCCGCGGCGGCGTTGA